A single genomic interval of Flavobacterium sp. N2820 harbors:
- a CDS encoding peptide chain release factor 3 produces the protein MSFTEEIARRRTFGIISHPDAGKTTLTEKLLLFGGAIQEAGAVKSNKIKKGATSDFMEIERQRGISVATSVLAFIYKDKKINILDTPGHKDFAEDTFRTLTAVDSVIVVIDVAKGVEEQTEKLVEVCRMRNIPMIVFINKLDREGKDAFDLMDEVEQKLKLRVTPLSFPIGMGYDFKGIYNIWEKNINLFEGDSRKNIEETIAFNDINNPELEKIIGEKPAQRLREELELIEEVYPGFNLEEYLSGELQPVFFGSALNNFGVRELLDCFVEIAPTPRPKESDTRLVQPEEEKLSGFVFKIHANMDPKHRDRIAFVKVVSGTFERNKPYLHVRLGKNLKFSSPNAFFAEKKEIVDISYPGDIVGLHDTGNFKIGDTLTEGEKMNFKGIPSFSPEHFRYINNADPLKSKQLEKGVDQLMDEGVAQLFTLEMNGRKVIGTVGALQYEVIQYRLEHEYGAKCTYENFPAFKACWVKPQDPKNTEFAEFKRVKQKFMGTDKYGQLVFLADSEFSIQMTQQKYPTVELFFTSDFQKR, from the coding sequence ATGAGCTTTACAGAAGAAATAGCAAGAAGAAGAACCTTTGGAATTATATCACACCCAGATGCTGGTAAAACAACTCTAACCGAAAAACTACTTTTATTTGGAGGAGCTATTCAAGAAGCTGGAGCTGTAAAAAGTAATAAAATAAAAAAAGGCGCAACTTCTGATTTCATGGAGATTGAACGTCAAAGAGGAATCTCGGTAGCCACATCTGTATTGGCTTTTATTTATAAAGATAAAAAAATCAATATTTTAGATACGCCAGGTCACAAAGATTTTGCAGAAGATACTTTTAGAACCTTAACCGCGGTAGATAGCGTTATTGTTGTAATTGATGTAGCCAAAGGGGTTGAAGAGCAAACCGAAAAACTAGTTGAAGTTTGTAGAATGCGAAATATCCCAATGATTGTTTTTATCAACAAATTAGACCGTGAAGGTAAAGATGCCTTTGATTTGATGGACGAAGTAGAACAAAAATTAAAACTTCGGGTAACTCCATTGAGTTTTCCTATTGGAATGGGATATGACTTCAAAGGGATTTATAATATTTGGGAAAAAAATATCAATCTTTTTGAAGGTGATAGCAGAAAAAATATTGAGGAAACCATCGCATTTAACGACATTAACAATCCAGAGTTAGAAAAAATCATAGGTGAAAAACCAGCACAGCGTTTACGAGAAGAATTAGAGTTAATAGAAGAGGTATATCCTGGATTTAATCTAGAAGAATATCTTTCGGGCGAATTACAACCTGTATTTTTTGGTTCGGCTTTGAATAATTTTGGTGTTCGAGAATTGTTAGATTGTTTTGTTGAAATTGCTCCAACACCAAGACCCAAAGAATCTGACACAAGATTAGTTCAACCAGAAGAAGAAAAATTAAGCGGATTTGTGTTCAAAATTCACGCAAACATGGATCCAAAGCATAGAGACAGAATTGCATTTGTGAAAGTAGTTTCGGGAACTTTTGAACGCAACAAGCCTTATTTGCATGTGAGATTGGGGAAAAATTTAAAATTTTCTAGCCCAAATGCTTTTTTTGCAGAGAAAAAAGAGATTGTTGACATTTCTTATCCTGGAGATATTGTTGGTTTGCATGATACTGGAAATTTCAAAATTGGTGATACATTAACTGAAGGTGAAAAGATGAATTTTAAAGGAATTCCGAGTTTTTCACCAGAGCATTTTAGATATATTAATAATGCCGATCCATTAAAATCAAAACAATTAGAAAAAGGAGTTGACCAATTAATGGACGAAGGAGTTGCGCAGTTATTTACACTTGAAATGAACGGAAGAAAAGTTATTGGAACCGTTGGCGCTCTTCAATATGAAGTAATTCAATACCGTTTAGAACACGAATATGGCGCTAAATGTACGTATGAAAACTTCCCTGCATTTAAAGCTTGTTGGGTAAAACCACAAGATCCAAAAAACACTGAATTTGCAGAATTTAAAAGAGTTAAGCAAAAATTTATGGGGACTGACAAATATGGTCAATTAGTTTTTTTAGCTGATAGTGAATTTTCAATACAAATGACTCAGCAAAAATATCCTACAGTAGAATTATTTTTTACATCAGATTTTCAAAAAAGATAA